The proteins below come from a single Leptotrichia sp. oral taxon 223 genomic window:
- a CDS encoding sodium ion-translocating decarboxylase subunit beta codes for MELLKILYGTTGLSMITAKQIIMIIIALTLLYLAIKKQYEPYLLLPISFGMLLANLPAVANEGLMEKGGLLYYLYQGVKLGIYPPLIFLAIGASTDFGPLIANPKSLLLGAAAQFGIFVAFIGAILLGLTGREAGSIGIIGGADGPTAIYTTTKLAPHLLGSIAIAAYSYMALVPVIQPPIIKLLTTKKERMVEMTQLRFVSQREKIIFPIAVTIIVILLVPSSAPLIGMLMLGNLIKEAGIVSNLVEHVRGALLYCITIVLGMTVGATANAETFLSFKTINIIILGLIAFSFGTVGGVIFGKIMYKFTKGKVNPMIGAAGVSAVPMAARVVQKIGQQENPKNFLLMHAMGPNIAGVIGSAVAAGVLLIIFK; via the coding sequence ATGGAATTGCTAAAAATTCTTTACGGAACAACAGGATTGTCAATGATAACTGCAAAACAGATTATTATGATAATAATAGCCTTAACTCTATTATACCTGGCAATAAAAAAACAATATGAACCATATTTACTGCTTCCAATTTCTTTTGGAATGCTGCTGGCAAACTTGCCTGCCGTGGCAAATGAAGGACTTATGGAAAAAGGCGGACTTTTATATTATCTTTATCAGGGGGTAAAGCTTGGAATTTATCCGCCACTGATATTTCTAGCAATAGGAGCAAGTACAGATTTTGGACCGCTTATCGCAAATCCAAAAAGTTTGCTGTTAGGAGCCGCTGCGCAATTTGGAATTTTTGTGGCATTTATAGGGGCAATTTTACTTGGATTAACTGGAAGGGAAGCCGGTTCAATTGGAATCATAGGGGGAGCTGACGGACCAACTGCCATTTACACCACAACAAAATTAGCTCCTCATTTGCTAGGTTCCATAGCTATTGCAGCCTATTCCTACATGGCTCTCGTCCCTGTTATCCAGCCACCGATTATAAAACTTTTGACAACAAAAAAGGAAAGAATGGTGGAAATGACACAACTGCGATTTGTAAGCCAGCGTGAAAAGATTATTTTCCCAATAGCGGTAACAATTATCGTAATTCTTTTAGTTCCATCATCAGCACCGTTAATTGGAATGCTAATGCTGGGAAATCTTATAAAGGAAGCCGGAATTGTTTCAAATCTGGTTGAGCATGTGCGAGGGGCATTGCTTTACTGTATAACAATTGTATTGGGAATGACAGTTGGAGCAACAGCCAATGCAGAAACTTTCTTAAGTTTTAAGACAATAAATATCATTATTTTAGGATTAATCGCATTTTCCTTTGGAACAGTAGGAGGAGTAATATTTGGAAAAATAATGTATAAGTTTACAAAAGGAAAAGTAAATCCAATGATTGGAGCGGCAGGAGTTTCCGCAGTACCAATGGCAGCAAGAGTTGTACAAAAAATAGGACAACAGGAAAATCCAAAAAATTTTCTGCTAATGCACGCAATGGGACCAAATATAGCCGGAGTAATCGGCTCAGCAGTTGCAGCAGGGGTTCTTTTAATCATATTCAAATAA
- a CDS encoding biotin/lipoyl-containing protein, which yields MIKLYKIRIGEKVYEVEVEAVSEKEGSIATSKDVKNEPEEKRNEHNSVQDNISNSSENGEAINAPMQGLIVDVKVEPGQKIKTGDEVVILEAMKMENPIVAPKDGTVLAVKVSKGSTVNTGDTLVILS from the coding sequence ATGATTAAATTATACAAAATTAGAATTGGAGAGAAAGTTTATGAAGTGGAAGTGGAAGCCGTTTCAGAAAAAGAGGGTTCTATTGCAACTTCAAAGGATGTAAAAAATGAACCAGAGGAAAAAAGGAATGAACATAATTCAGTACAGGACAATATTAGCAATTCCAGTGAAAATGGTGAAGCCATAAATGCACCTATGCAGGGACTTATTGTTGATGTAAAAGTTGAACCTGGACAAAAAATAAAAACTGGAGACGAAGTTGTCATTCTGGAAGCCATGAAAATGGAAAATCCCATTGTGGCACCAAAGGACGGTACAGTCCTTGCAGTTAAAGTATCAAAGGGAAGCACTGTAAACACTGGTGATACTTTAGTAATATTATCATAA
- a CDS encoding OadG family protein, which produces MKSILFGNSAVSIGDAVYITVVSMLIVFFILFLISFVLSFFKYFPNSEQINQNTVNKKINDSRTFQNSEKADSKRTANEKKFSIEKIKDETMMAAMMAALIEAAGENENCFIRVKNVREIK; this is translated from the coding sequence ATGAAAAGTATTTTATTTGGCAATTCGGCTGTATCAATCGGAGATGCTGTTTATATTACTGTTGTAAGTATGTTAATCGTCTTTTTCATATTGTTTTTAATTTCATTTGTACTGTCGTTTTTTAAATATTTTCCAAATTCTGAGCAAATAAATCAGAATACTGTAAATAAAAAAATAAATGACAGCAGAACTTTTCAAAATTCAGAAAAAGCTGACTCAAAAAGAACTGCTAATGAAAAAAAATTCAGTATAGAAAAAATAAAAGATGAAACTATGATGGCAGCAATGATGGCGGCTCTGATTGAAGCGGCTGGAGAAAATGAGAACTGCTTTATAAGAGTAAAAAACGTAAGAGAAATCAAGTAA
- a CDS encoding oxaloacetate decarboxylase subunit alpha gives MEKVKITETSLRDGHQSLMATRMTTAEMLPIIETMDKVGYHAMEVWGGATYDAAIRFLHEDPWERLREIRKRAKNTKLQMLLRGQNLLGYRHYADDIVDKFVELSIKNGIDIIRTFDALNDTRNIRKASESTKKYGGHSQLAICYTISPVHTIEYYKKLALEMQSMGADSIAIKDMSGILLPNAAYILVTELKSILNIPLELHTHSTAGLAEMSIIEAIDAGVDIVDTAISPFGGGTSQPCTEPLVRTLQGTEYDTGLNLELLKEVAEYFKPIRKKYIDNGTLNPKALGVEPNIVEYQLPGGMLSNLLSQLKSQGAEDKYEAVLREIPRVRKDMGYPPLVTPMSQMVGTQSVMNILTGKKYHMIPKEIKDYVKGMYGKSPVPISEKIKKTVIGDEEVFTGRPADLLKDEYDTMKAEIGDLAKSDEDVLTYACFPQIAKGYLKEKYSEKKDKEGKINNKEEVKIQNINVIF, from the coding sequence ATGGAGAAAGTAAAAATAACGGAAACATCATTAAGGGACGGACATCAGTCACTTATGGCAACGAGAATGACTACTGCCGAAATGCTTCCAATAATAGAAACTATGGATAAAGTCGGATATCACGCAATGGAAGTCTGGGGCGGCGCAACTTATGATGCGGCAATCAGATTTTTGCATGAAGATCCTTGGGAAAGATTAAGAGAAATTAGAAAACGGGCTAAAAATACAAAATTGCAGATGCTGCTGAGAGGGCAGAACTTGTTAGGATATCGGCATTATGCAGATGATATTGTAGATAAGTTTGTGGAGCTTTCAATAAAAAATGGTATTGATATTATTAGGACATTTGATGCTTTAAATGATACGAGAAATATAAGGAAAGCATCAGAAAGTACGAAAAAATATGGAGGACACAGCCAGCTTGCAATTTGTTACACAATAAGCCCTGTTCACACAATAGAATATTACAAAAAGCTGGCGCTCGAAATGCAGAGCATGGGTGCAGATTCCATCGCTATAAAGGATATGTCAGGAATTTTATTGCCTAATGCGGCATATATATTGGTCACTGAACTAAAAAGCATTTTGAATATTCCGCTTGAACTGCATACACATTCTACCGCAGGACTTGCTGAAATGAGCATAATAGAAGCCATTGATGCAGGAGTGGATATTGTAGATACCGCCATTTCTCCATTTGGCGGAGGAACTTCGCAGCCATGTACAGAGCCGCTTGTAAGAACGTTGCAGGGTACAGAATACGACACTGGCCTAAATTTGGAACTTTTAAAGGAAGTAGCAGAATATTTCAAACCAATAAGAAAAAAATATATTGATAACGGAACATTAAACCCGAAGGCTTTGGGAGTAGAGCCGAATATCGTGGAATATCAGTTGCCAGGGGGAATGCTTTCGAACTTGCTGTCGCAACTGAAATCACAGGGAGCAGAAGACAAATATGAAGCGGTGCTTCGTGAAATCCCAAGAGTCCGAAAAGATATGGGCTATCCGCCTCTCGTAACTCCAATGAGCCAAATGGTTGGAACTCAGTCAGTTATGAATATTTTAACCGGGAAAAAATATCATATGATTCCTAAAGAAATAAAGGATTATGTAAAAGGAATGTATGGAAAATCTCCCGTTCCAATTTCTGAAAAAATTAAAAAAACTGTAATTGGAGATGAAGAAGTGTTTACCGGGCGTCCTGCCGATCTGCTAAAGGATGAGTATGATACGATGAAAGCTGAAATTGGAGATTTGGCAAAATCTGATGAGGATGTACTGACTTATGCGTGCTTTCCACAAATTGCCAAAGGTTATTTAAAAGAAAAATATTCTGAAAAAAAAGATAAGGAAGGTAAAATAAATAATAAAGAGGAGGTGAAAATTCAAAACATTAATGTAATTTTTTAA
- the pckA gene encoding phosphoenolpyruvate carboxykinase (ATP): protein MKKLTKDLEKLGIVNVAQIYRNLTPAELIEHALKRGEGTLSDTGALVITTGKYTGRSPKDKYIVDTPGIHESIAWGNVNKPIEKEKFDSIYSKLIAYLQNREIFIFDGMAGADPACRRKFRIINEQASQNLFIHQLLIRPTEEELNDYGHADFTIIAAPGFKCNAKIDGINSSATIIIDYEAKVGIICGTGYSGEIKKSVFSIMNLLMPKIDVLPMHCSANMDPKTGQTAIFFGLSGTGKTTLSTDPNRKLIGDDEHGWSDHSIFNFEGGCYAKCINLDPKHEPDIFNAIKFGSLVENVIMNPKTRELDFYDKSLTENTRVGYPINHIKNAQIPGIGGIPSVIIFLTADAFGVLPPISRLSRDAAIYHFVTGFTSKLAGTERGITEPQPTFSTCFGEPFMPLDPSVYAEMLGKKIELHNTRVFLINTGWSGGPYGVGTRMNLKYTRAMVTAALNGELDEVEYRHDDIFNVEIPQYCPNVPSELLNPIDTWANKEAYDAAAKKLAKMFRENFAAKYPNMPEHIVNAGPVFFE, encoded by the coding sequence ATGAAAAAATTAACAAAAGACTTGGAAAAATTAGGAATTGTAAATGTGGCACAAATTTATAGAAACTTGACACCGGCAGAATTAATTGAGCATGCCTTAAAAAGAGGGGAAGGAACATTATCAGATACTGGAGCCTTGGTTATAACAACAGGAAAATATACTGGACGTTCACCTAAAGACAAATATATTGTTGATACTCCAGGTATTCATGAAAGCATAGCTTGGGGAAATGTAAATAAGCCAATTGAAAAAGAAAAATTTGATTCTATTTATAGTAAATTAATTGCATATTTGCAAAATCGGGAAATATTCATATTTGACGGGATGGCAGGTGCAGATCCAGCTTGCAGACGGAAATTCAGAATAATAAATGAGCAGGCAAGCCAAAACCTATTTATCCATCAATTACTGATACGTCCAACAGAAGAAGAGCTGAATGATTATGGACATGCCGACTTTACAATCATTGCAGCACCTGGATTTAAATGCAATGCCAAAATCGATGGAATAAACTCATCAGCCACAATAATTATTGATTATGAAGCGAAAGTTGGAATTATATGTGGAACAGGATATTCAGGAGAAATTAAAAAAAGCGTATTTTCAATAATGAACTTGTTAATGCCTAAAATTGACGTGTTGCCTATGCACTGTTCTGCCAATATGGATCCAAAAACTGGACAAACTGCGATATTTTTTGGATTGTCAGGAACTGGGAAAACCACTCTTTCAACAGATCCTAACCGTAAATTAATCGGAGATGACGAACATGGCTGGTCTGATCACAGTATTTTCAATTTTGAAGGAGGATGTTATGCAAAATGTATAAATCTTGATCCAAAACATGAGCCAGATATTTTCAATGCAATAAAATTTGGAAGTTTAGTTGAAAATGTTATAATGAATCCTAAAACACGGGAACTTGACTTTTATGATAAAAGCTTGACGGAAAATACAAGGGTTGGTTATCCAATTAATCATATAAAAAATGCGCAAATTCCAGGAATTGGCGGAATCCCTAGCGTTATAATATTCCTGACAGCAGATGCTTTTGGAGTTTTGCCTCCTATTTCCAGACTTTCAAGAGATGCGGCAATCTATCATTTTGTAACAGGATTTACATCTAAGCTGGCTGGAACGGAACGTGGAATTACAGAGCCGCAGCCTACATTCTCAACTTGCTTTGGAGAGCCGTTTATGCCATTAGATCCATCAGTCTATGCGGAAATGCTAGGTAAAAAAATAGAACTTCATAACACAAGAGTATTCCTGATAAATACAGGATGGTCCGGCGGTCCCTACGGTGTCGGAACCCGTATGAATTTAAAATATACAAGAGCAATGGTTACAGCGGCGTTAAACGGCGAACTGGATGAAGTGGAATATAGACACGACGACATTTTCAACGTGGAAATCCCGCAATATTGCCCAAACGTTCCAAGCGAACTGTTAAACCCAATAGACACTTGGGCAAATAAGGAAGCATATGATGCAGCGGCAAAAAAATTGGCTAAAATGTTCAGGGAAAACTTTGCAGCAAAATATCCAAATATGCCAGAACATATTGTAAATGCAGGGCCAGTATTTTTTGAATAG
- a CDS encoding type III toxin-antitoxin system ToxN/AbiQ family toxin, which produces MKLYEISDSYLDYLKSFDDRVLNRLGEKYRHTRKYLGILLKINDCDYIAPLSSPSQTDYLNGAIRKSIIPIVRIVKSKSGEITLLGKIKLSSMVPVYDKSVIKKYDINHEIDTKYKNLVFDQLNFINSNKKLIIKYANTLYRQKIKNFSIGYVNRTVNFLLLEEKAKLYNK; this is translated from the coding sequence ATGAAATTATATGAAATAAGTGATAGTTACCTTGATTATTTAAAGTCCTTTGATGACAGGGTATTAAATAGATTAGGGGAAAAATATAGACATACAAGAAAGTATTTGGGAATTTTATTAAAAATTAACGATTGTGATTATATAGCACCTTTGTCATCACCTAGTCAAACGGATTATTTAAATGGAGCTATAAGAAAATCTATTATTCCGATAGTGAGAATTGTTAAATCAAAATCAGGAGAAATAACTTTACTTGGAAAAATAAAGTTGAGCAGTATGGTTCCTGTGTATGATAAATCAGTTATTAAGAAATACGACATAAATCATGAGATTGATACAAAATATAAAAATTTAGTTTTTGATCAATTAAATTTTATAAATTCAAATAAAAAATTAATAATTAAATATGCAAATACGTTATATAGACAAAAAATTAAAAATTTTTCCATTGGATATGTAAATCGAACTGTGAATTTTTTACTTTTGGAAGAAAAAGCAAAATTATATAATAAATAA
- a CDS encoding D-glycero-beta-D-manno-heptose 1,7-bisphosphate 7-phosphatase, producing the protein MKNKFILLDRDGVINVEKSYLYKIEDFEYEKNVIEGLRKLRDLGYKFAIITNQSGIARGYYTEVDYLKLQDFVEKDLLKNGIKIEKSYFCPHHPNAAGKYGIECNCRKPNTGNFELAIDEFNIDTEKSFMIGDKITDLIPAEKLGITPVLVKTGYGLKSLEKLKNTNLNPIIANDILDFAKILKNRK; encoded by the coding sequence ATGAAAAATAAATTTATCCTGCTGGATAGAGATGGTGTAATAAATGTGGAAAAATCATATTTATATAAAATCGAAGATTTTGAATATGAAAAAAATGTAATCGAAGGACTTAGGAAATTACGCGATTTAGGCTATAAATTTGCGATTATAACAAATCAGTCGGGAATTGCGAGAGGCTATTACACGGAAGTGGATTATTTAAAACTACAGGATTTTGTTGAAAAAGATTTGCTGAAAAATGGCATAAAAATTGAAAAATCATATTTTTGTCCACATCACCCAAATGCGGCTGGAAAATATGGCATTGAATGTAATTGTCGAAAACCAAATACCGGCAATTTTGAATTGGCAATAGATGAATTTAATATTGATACAGAAAAGTCCTTTATGATAGGCGACAAGATAACTGATTTAATTCCTGCGGAAAAGTTGGGAATCACACCAGTTCTAGTAAAAACAGGCTATGGACTAAAAAGTCTTGAAAAATTAAAGAATACCAACTTAAATCCAATTATTGCAAATGATATCCTGGATTTTGCAAAAATTCTAAAAAATAGAAAATAA
- a CDS encoding peptide ABC transporter substrate-binding protein: MKKLFFVLTLLMFVFSCGNKNGGNGSTFTLNIVTEPTSIDPQITTDIPGGTVDELILEGLLRKDKDGKSVAGIAEKWEKSEDGLVWTFHLRDGVKWSNGDPVTANDFKAGWLRGLNPDTAAGNASMLFVIKNGENYNSKKVSENEVGIKVIDDKTLQVTLEAPTPYFDDLVTFKSFMPLNQKYYNEVKDKYFTEAEYTIANGPYTLESWTHDSELKFKKNPNYWDASNVKTDNVILKMIATDSAVNAFKNKEVDVTSVTFEQAKEFIGKKELVKADDGGIYYLLFNTGENVFKNAKVRRALTMAINREELVNKVLEGSEKTTKAFTPSGIGLNGLEKDFASEVTTDQPKFNAEEAKKLLAEGLREEGLSELPRFEILFNDTGSRKAIAEYIQENLRNNLGANVELDVVTGKERIERTKKRDYQIALMNWTGDFLDPITYLDLFESKNANNRGDFKNARYDELTKIVKGSADPKVRVPAMIEMEKLISEEQPVTILFQKQKLYLVNPKVKNLGFVSIGGEFFIRDVVMN, from the coding sequence ATGAAAAAATTGTTCTTTGTATTGACATTACTGATGTTTGTATTTTCATGTGGAAATAAAAATGGAGGTAATGGCAGCACATTCACATTAAATATTGTTACAGAGCCAACTTCGATTGATCCTCAAATAACTACGGATATTCCTGGCGGGACTGTTGATGAATTGATTTTGGAAGGACTTTTGAGAAAAGATAAAGATGGAAAATCGGTGGCTGGAATCGCTGAAAAATGGGAAAAGTCAGAAGACGGGCTTGTGTGGACATTTCATTTAAGAGATGGAGTAAAATGGAGCAACGGCGATCCTGTTACTGCAAACGACTTTAAAGCGGGATGGCTTCGTGGATTAAATCCTGATACAGCGGCAGGTAACGCAAGTATGCTATTCGTAATAAAAAATGGAGAAAACTATAATTCTAAAAAAGTTTCAGAAAATGAGGTTGGAATAAAAGTTATTGACGATAAAACTTTACAAGTAACTTTGGAAGCACCTACTCCATATTTTGATGACTTAGTTACATTCAAATCATTCATGCCGTTAAATCAGAAATATTACAATGAGGTAAAGGATAAATACTTTACAGAAGCTGAATACACAATTGCAAACGGCCCTTATACATTGGAAAGCTGGACTCACGATTCAGAACTGAAGTTCAAGAAAAATCCTAATTACTGGGATGCCAGCAATGTAAAGACAGACAATGTCATATTAAAAATGATTGCTACAGATTCAGCTGTAAACGCCTTTAAAAATAAAGAAGTTGACGTAACTTCCGTTACATTTGAGCAGGCAAAGGAATTTATTGGAAAAAAAGAACTTGTAAAAGCAGATGATGGCGGAATTTACTATTTACTATTCAACACAGGCGAAAATGTGTTTAAGAATGCAAAAGTAAGACGGGCATTAACTATGGCAATAAACAGGGAAGAACTTGTAAATAAAGTTCTTGAAGGTTCCGAAAAAACTACTAAGGCATTCACCCCAAGTGGAATTGGATTAAATGGACTTGAGAAAGACTTTGCTTCTGAAGTTACAACTGACCAGCCTAAATTTAACGCAGAAGAAGCCAAGAAACTACTAGCCGAAGGACTTAGGGAAGAAGGGCTGTCAGAACTTCCAAGATTTGAAATTTTATTTAACGATACAGGAAGCAGAAAAGCCATTGCTGAATATATTCAGGAAAATTTAAGAAACAACTTAGGTGCAAATGTTGAATTAGACGTTGTAACTGGTAAGGAACGTATTGAAAGAACTAAAAAACGTGATTATCAGATTGCACTTATGAACTGGACTGGCGATTTCCTAGATCCAATTACATATTTAGATTTATTTGAAAGCAAAAACGCAAACAATCGTGGAGATTTCAAAAATGCAAGATATGATGAGCTAACAAAAATTGTAAAAGGCTCTGCTGATCCAAAAGTAAGAGTTCCAGCAATGATAGAAATGGAAAAACTTATCTCTGAAGAGCAGCCTGTTACAATCTTGTTCCAGAAACAAAAACTTTACTTAGTAAATCCAAAAGTTAAAAATTTAGGATTCGTATCAATTGGTGGAGAGTTCTTTATAAGAGATGTTGTAATGAATTAA